One stretch of Symbiobacterium terraclitae DNA includes these proteins:
- a CDS encoding ABC transporter ATP-binding protein: protein MAIELRNLVKRYPGGVTALNDITLTIPIGMYGLLGHNGAGKTTLMRILATLLRPDAGQVTVFGHDVVREPQAVRRLLGYVPQKVGFYPQLTAAEMLELVAAYKGVPKDRLRPAIAEALELVNLHEFRRRPVRALSGGMLRRLAIAQAVLGDPKVIVVDEPTAGLDPEERLRLRNLLVELSVSRSVLLSTHIVEDIEDTCPTVSVLRRGSLCFEGSVPDLVRRTDVSGLPAFRSGSTSAARAICASSRPAAPPKASGCGSSLPRGPFPTPPLRRRRWRTPTSR, encoded by the coding sequence ATGGCCATCGAACTCCGTAACCTGGTGAAACGGTATCCGGGAGGCGTCACTGCGCTCAACGACATCACCCTGACCATCCCCATCGGGATGTACGGGCTGCTGGGGCACAACGGTGCCGGGAAGACGACGCTGATGCGCATCCTGGCCACCCTGCTGCGGCCCGACGCCGGCCAGGTGACGGTCTTCGGCCACGACGTGGTGCGGGAGCCGCAGGCCGTGCGCCGGCTGCTGGGCTACGTACCGCAGAAGGTCGGCTTTTACCCGCAGCTGACCGCGGCGGAGATGCTCGAGCTCGTGGCGGCGTACAAGGGCGTCCCGAAGGACCGCCTGCGGCCGGCCATCGCCGAGGCGCTGGAGTTGGTCAACCTGCACGAGTTCCGGCGGCGCCCGGTGCGCGCCCTCTCCGGCGGCATGTTGCGGCGGCTGGCCATCGCCCAGGCGGTGTTGGGCGACCCGAAGGTCATCGTCGTCGACGAGCCCACGGCGGGGCTGGATCCGGAGGAGCGGCTGCGCCTCCGGAACCTCCTCGTCGAGCTCAGCGTCAGCCGGAGCGTGCTGCTCTCCACCCATATCGTGGAGGACATCGAGGACACGTGCCCCACCGTGTCGGTACTGCGGCGGGGGTCGCTGTGCTTTGAGGGCAGCGTCCCGGACCTGGTCCGGCGGACGGACGTATCTGGACTGCCCGCCTTCCGGTCTGGGAGTACGAGCGCCGCAAGGGCGATCTGTGCATCATCTCGGCCCGCAGCCCCCCCGAAGGCGTCGGGCTGCGGCTCCTCTCTCCCGAGAGGCCCCTTCCCGACGCCGCCCCTGCGGCGCCGACGCTGGAGGACGCCTACTTCGCGCTGA
- a CDS encoding thermonuclease family protein: MIVRRLVSLVVAAAVLAGCAGTAAPVSQAPPKSASLLPAVSQEPAPDVTRDEAAEEQPNRQVLEGCLAEAPLPPDDATKVRVTRAIDGDTLEFFDGTRVRLIGINTPESVDPRRPVQAYGKEASAYTKALTANQEVLYVPGQTPRDRYGRLLAWVWLTDGTFLNALLVRDGYAQVYTFADNPDHADLLLACQQEAREAGRGLWALPDYQDGQMAADMDREAITDAPRGVGEPEAAGDEPQSAAPEVIREPGVVSRGATAYVEVRTRPGDDCTISVIYKSGPSSAQGLQAKQANGAGIVSWSWKVGTRTTPGTWPVVITCGGQTVRTGVTVR; encoded by the coding sequence ATGATCGTGCGGCGGCTGGTGTCCCTTGTGGTTGCGGCGGCCGTGCTCGCAGGTTGTGCCGGTACAGCGGCGCCGGTTTCCCAGGCGCCTCCGAAGTCAGCGTCACTCTTGCCTGCAGTCAGCCAGGAACCTGCCCCGGACGTGACCAGGGACGAGGCAGCGGAGGAGCAGCCCAACCGTCAGGTTCTGGAAGGATGCCTCGCAGAGGCACCGTTGCCTCCCGACGACGCGACGAAGGTACGCGTAACCCGCGCCATCGACGGGGACACGCTGGAGTTCTTCGATGGGACGAGGGTTCGGCTGATCGGGATCAACACCCCGGAGTCAGTGGATCCCCGCCGCCCGGTCCAGGCCTACGGCAAGGAGGCTTCGGCCTACACGAAAGCGCTGACGGCGAATCAGGAGGTCCTCTACGTTCCCGGCCAGACGCCCAGGGACAGGTACGGCCGCCTGCTCGCATGGGTCTGGCTGACCGACGGGACGTTCCTGAACGCCCTTCTCGTGCGGGATGGCTACGCCCAGGTCTACACCTTCGCCGACAACCCTGACCATGCCGACCTCCTCCTGGCATGCCAGCAGGAGGCCAGGGAGGCGGGCCGGGGCCTCTGGGCGCTGCCCGACTACCAAGATGGCCAGATGGCCGCCGACATGGATCGGGAAGCCATCACCGACGCACCGCGTGGTGTCGGGGAACCGGAGGCGGCAGGGGACGAGCCCCAGAGTGCTGCGCCAGAGGTCATACGCGAACCCGGGGTGGTATCTCGGGGAGCGACTGCTTACGTGGAGGTCAGGACCAGGCCAGGAGATGACTGTACCATCTCTGTGATCTACAAGAGTGGTCCCAGCAGCGCGCAGGGGTTGCAGGCGAAACAGGCCAACGGGGCCGGCATTGTGTCGTGGTCGTGGAAGGTCGGGACGCGCACGACTCCAGGAACGTGGCCCGTGGTCATCACCTGCGGTGGACAGACGGTGCGCACCGGGGTCACGGTGCGCTGA
- a CDS encoding RNA polymerase sigma factor, whose translation MSQCPAPANEADWVERARRGDAEAFARLYEAYQSSAFGAAILLTNDRTLAADVVQEAFIKAFLAMPRFRSGQPFRPWFFRILTNEALRSLKRKRLWERFRPAPREQPAPVPTPEALALDRERAEEVWKAVSELPEIGRAAVVLRYYLGLSEEEMTSVLGVPAGTVKSRVARARERLKHILANV comes from the coding sequence ATGAGCCAATGCCCGGCGCCGGCGAACGAGGCGGACTGGGTGGAGCGGGCCCGCAGGGGGGACGCCGAGGCGTTTGCACGGCTGTACGAGGCCTACCAGTCCAGCGCGTTCGGAGCCGCCATCCTGCTGACCAACGACCGGACGCTCGCCGCCGACGTGGTGCAGGAGGCGTTCATCAAGGCGTTTCTGGCGATGCCCCGCTTCCGGTCCGGCCAGCCGTTCCGGCCCTGGTTCTTCCGCATCCTGACCAACGAGGCGCTGCGCTCCCTGAAGCGGAAGCGCCTGTGGGAACGGTTCCGACCGGCGCCCAGGGAGCAGCCCGCCCCCGTACCCACCCCGGAGGCCCTGGCGCTGGACCGGGAGCGCGCCGAGGAGGTCTGGAAAGCGGTGAGCGAGTTGCCTGAGATCGGACGGGCCGCCGTCGTCCTGCGCTACTACCTCGGCCTCTCCGAAGAGGAGATGACCAGCGTGCTGGGCGTGCCCGCCGGGACCGTCAAGTCGCGTGTGGCACGGGCCCGAGAACGCCTGAAGCACATCCTGGCCAACGTCTGA